The proteins below come from a single Salvelinus alpinus chromosome 18, SLU_Salpinus.1, whole genome shotgun sequence genomic window:
- the LOC139543664 gene encoding mucin-2-like isoform X3: MLNITTTSEPEPTMNITTEPPLPTESINTESETQPKQRTTAHSKSHSKHQPTTNIIPHSEPLPIQKTRTAYSKPQPALNTTTNTLSEQQSTQSTTILSQPQPTPSLEQPGPVTLRPRAPVPESPLRSSEEVKGHDGRKGNTSSSLSAGGSQSGTSDSDQPKQTGPLTCRARLPKPKPNLRRATTHPAVQVPESRPNPEVQTPDVASRPTSEVQRLDTGPCPEVQTPEEADEVPMEIQQIHQVVPLSDIIDTTQEEIQQIHQVIPHPPIEEGPLRQREGTDIGHASQVESGSEVSEGSEQQTTSQTRRSHFPKVKPNLGRAARTTQPKPQLTTTTLLEPPQITTTLSEPQPIRRTRIAHSKPQPALNTTTQSEPPQPTLNSTTNTLSEQQSTQSTTILSQPQPTPSLEQPGPVTLRPGAPVPESPLRSSEEVKGHDGPKENTSSSLSAVGSQSGTSDSDQPKQTGPPTRRARLPKPKPNLGRTAKAATRSAVQVPEGRPSPEVQTPDVASRPTSEVQTLDTGPCPEVQTPEEADEVPMEIQQIHHVVPLSDIIDTTQEEIQQIHQVIPHPPIEEGPLRQMEGTDIGHASQVESGSEVSEGSEQQTTSQTRRSHFPKVKPNLGRAARTTQPKQTTTTLSEPPQTTTTISEPPQPTENITTQPKPTQTTITLSEPPLDSMLNITTTSEPQPTMNITTEPPLPNESINTESETQPKQRTTAHSKSQPTTHIIPHSEPQPIQRTRVAHSKPQPTLNTTTQSEPPQPTLNSTTNTLSEQQSTQSTTILSKPQPTPSLEQPGPVTLRPIVPELPLRSSGEVKGHDGHKGNTSSSLSAGGSQSGTSDSDQPKQTGPPTRRARLPKPKPNLGRTAKAATRPAVQVPESRPNPEVQTPDVASRPTSEVQRLDTGPCPEVQTPEEADEVPMEIQQIHQVVPLSDIIDTTQEEIQQIHQVIPHPPIEGPLRQREGTDIGHASQVESGSEVSEGSEQQTTSQTRRSHFPKVKPNLGRAARTTQPKPQLTTTTLSEPQPHQRTRVAHSKPQPALNTTTQSEPPQPTLNSTTNTLSKQQSTQSTTILSQPQPTPSLEQPGPVTLRPIVPESPLRSSGEVKDHDGPKENTSSSLSAVGSQSGTSDSDQPKQTGPLTRRARLPKPKPNLGRTAKAATRSAVQVPEGRPSPEVQTPDVASRPTSEVQRLDTGPCPEVQTPEEAEEVPMEIQQIHQVVPLSDIIDTTQEEMQQIHQVIPLTDVIDTTQGDMSLFTEGSFFSQQSDAVFIQHSETSVSTAPLDQAQSDPDEPIFILSLTEIPVLPTGEENGCTSQTLSEPFFFLPVAGAQLQHSDIVAPGGGLEKGNAGILCEVPEPMSVDEVLPQPSYTSIKEVESGSTAGPVGVCASAKPSEDSMADAATSEDTYPPSKKRKVPERARRVDKLQVRPNTAVRKQTSRSAPAKEAVSPVTPDQTTSLTTTTLDPDHPTASSPPAQPGPSVTGTASQEVVADEPQQGTVGCLDRTETEHTPTGGEDNSSGAESQAARQITPLAMSGPLSRPGRRPRGFLSFMSNKNISPVASPPRCTRAATRRPLVNTTRPGGKRAAPAPSTTTTTMPSPSTTHNTTTPTRATRTTTMPDFSTRVPREKPSDVLALHSDPEPSTSLCTTATESSQVPATQPSASPCVDSGSADEEPINVSQYFFSDIFTEVEENEG, encoded by the exons ATGCTGAATATCACCACAACCTCAGAACCAGAGCCTACCATGAATATCACCACAGAACCACCACTGCCTACTGAGAGTATTAACACAGAGTCAGAAACACAGCCCAAACAGAGAACTACTGCACACTCAAAATCACACTCCAAGCATCAGCCCACCACAAATATCATCCCACACTCAGAACCACTGCCCATTCAGAAAACCAGAACAGCGTATTCAAAACCACAGCCTGCATTgaataccaccacaaacacactctcAGAACAACAATCCACACAGAGTACCACCATACTCTCACAACCACAGCCCACCCCAAGCCTTGAGCAGCCAGGTCCAGTTACACTCAGACCCAGAGCCCCagtcccagagtcacctctgagGTCATCAGAAGAGGTGAAAGGTCACGATGGCCGTAAGGGAAATACTTCCTCTTCCCTCAGTGCTGGAGGGTCCCAGTCAGGGACATCAGACTCAGACCAGCCCAAACAGACAGGCCCTCTAACCTGTAGGGCCCGTTTACCTAAACCCAAACCCAACTTGCGTCGTGCCACTACACACCCTGCAGTCCAGGTACCAGAAAGCAGGCCAAACCCTGAAGTCCAGACACCAGATGTGGCTTCCAGACCCACATCTGAGGTCCAGAGACTAGATACTGGACCCTGCCCTGAAGTCCAGACACCAGAGGAAGCTGATGAGGTTCCCATGGAAATACAACAGATCCACCAAGTCGTCCCCCTTTCTGACATCATCGATACTACCCAG GAGGAAATACAACAGATTCACCAAGTCATCCCTCATCCACCCATAGAGGAGGGGCctctcagacagagggaggggactGATATTGGACACGCCTCTCAGGTGGAATCAGGTTCTGAAGTGTCAGAGGGCTCAGAGCAACAGACAACCTCACAGACCAGGAGGAGCCACTTCCCTAAGGTCAAACCCAACCTGGGACGGGCTGCTAGGACCACTCAACCCAAACCCCAACTGACTACCACCACACTGTTAGAACCACCACAGATTACCACCACACTCTCAGAACCACAGCCCATTCGGAGAACCAGAATAGCTCATTCAAAACCACAGCCTGCATTAAATACCACCACACAGTCAGAACCGCCCCAGCCCACACTAAATTccaccacaaacacactctcAGAACAACAATCCACACAGAGTACCACCATACTCTCACAACCACAGCCCACCCCAAGTCTTGAGCAGCCAGGTCCAGTTACACTCAGACCCGGAGCCCCagtcccagagtcacctctgagGTCATCAGAAGAGGTGAAAGGTCACGATGGCCCTAAGGAAAATACTTCCTCTTCCCTCAGTGCTGTAGGGTCCCAGTCAGGGACATCAGACTCAGACCAGCCCAAACAGACAGGTCCCCCAACCCGCAGGGCCCGTTTACCTAAACCCAAACCCAACTTGGGTCGCACCGCCAAAGCCGCTACACGCTCTGCAGTCCAGGTACCAGAAGGCAGGCCAAGCCCTGAAGTCCAGACACCAGATGTGGCTTCCAGACCCACATCTGAGGTCCAGACACTAGATACTGGACCCTGCCCTGAAGTCCAGACACCAGAGGAAGCTGATGAGGTTCCCATGGAAATACAACAGATCCACCATGTCGTCCCCCTTTCTGACATCATCGATACTACCCAG GAGGAAATACAACAGATTCACCAAGTCATCCCTCATCCACCCATAGAGGAGGGGCCTCTCAGACAGATGGAGGGGACTGATATTGGACACGCCTCTCAGGTGGAATCAGGTTCTGAAGTGTCAGAGGGCTCAGAGCAACAGACAACCTCACAGACCAGGAGGAGCCACTTCCCTAAGGTCAAACCCAACCTGGGACGGGCTGCTAGGACCACTCAACCCAAACAGACTACCACCACACTGTCAGAACCACCACAGACTACCACCACAATCTCAGAACCACCACAACCTACTGAGAATATCACCACACAACCCAAACCAACACAAACTACCATCACACTGTCGGAACCACCACTAGATTCTATGCTGAATATCACCACAACCTCAGAACCACAGCCTACCATGAATATCACCACAGAACCACCACTGCCTAATGAGAGTATTAACACAGAGTCAGAAACACAGCCCAAACAGAGAACTACCGCACACTCAAAATCACAACCCACCACACATATCATCCCACACTCAGAACCACAGCCCATTCAGAGAACCAGAGTAGCGCATTCAAAACCACAGCCTACATTGAATACCACCACACAGTCAGAACCACCCCAGCCCACACTAAATTccaccacaaacacactctcAGAACAACAATCCACACAGAGTACCACCATACTCTCAAAACCACAGCCCACCCCAAGCCTTGAGCAGCCAGGTCCAGTTACACTCAGACCCATagtcccagagttacctctgaggTCATCAGGAGAGGTGAAAGGTCACGATGGCCATAAGGGAAATACTTCCTCTTCCCTCAGTGCTGGAGGGTCCCAGTCAGGGACATCAGACTCAGACCAGCCCAAACAGACAGGTCCCCCAACCCGCAGGGCCCGTTTACCTAAACCCAAACCCAACTTGGGTCGCACCGCCAAAGCCGCTACACGCCCTGCAGTCCAGGTACCAGAAAGCAGGCCAAACCCTGAAGTCCAGACACCAGATGTGGCTTCCAGACCCACATCTGAGGTCCAGAGACTAGATACTGGACCCTGCCCTGAAGTACAGACACCAGAGGAAGCTGATGAGGTTCCCATGGAAATACAACAGATCCACCAAGTCGTCCCCCTTTCTGACATCATCGATACTACCCAG GAGGAAATACAACAGATTCACCAAGTCATCCCTCATCCACCCATAGAGGGGCctctcagacagagggaggggactGATATTGGACACGCCTCTCAGGTGGAATCAGGTTCTGAAGTGTCAGAGGGCTCAGAGCAACAGACAACCTCACAGACCAGGAGGAGCCACTTCCCTAAGGTCAAACCCAACCTGGGACGGGCTGCTAGGACCACTCAACCCAAACCCCAACTGACTACCACCACACTGTCAGAACCACAGCCCCATCAGAGAACCAGAGTTGCTCATTCAAAACCACAGCCTGCATTGAATACCACCACACAGTCAGAACCGCCCCAGCCCACACTAAATTccaccacaaacacactctcAAAACAACAATCCACACAAAGTACCACCATACTCTCACAACCACAGCCCACCCCAAGCCTTGAGCAGCCAGGTCCAGTTACACTCAGACCCATagtcccagagtcacctctgagGTCATCAGGAGAGGTGAAAGATCACGATGGCCCTAAGGAAAATACTTCCTCTTCCCTCAGTGCTGTAGGGTCCCAGTCAGGGACATCAGACTCAGACCAGCCCAAACAGACAGGCCCTCTAACCCGTAGGGCCCGTTTACCTAAACCCAAACCCAACTTGGGTCGCACCGCCAAAGCCGCTACACGCTCTGCAGTCCAGGTACCAGAAGGCAGGCCAAGCCCTGAAGTCCAGACACCAGATGTGGCTTCCAGACCCACATCTGAGGTCCAGAGACTAGATACTGGACCCTGCCCTGAAGTCCAGACACCAGAGGAAGCTGAAGAGGTTCCCATGGAAATACAACAGATCCACCAAGTCGTCCCCCTTTCTGACATCATCGATACTACCCAG GAGGAAATGCAACAGATTCACCAAGTCATCCCTCTTACTGACGTCATTGATACTACCCAG GGCGATATGTCTCTCTTTACGGAGGGAAGCTTTTTCTCGCAACAAAGTGATGCTGTCTTCATACAGCACTCAGAAACGTCTGTATCGACTGCTCCGTTGGACCAGGCCCAGTCAGACCCGGATGAGCCTATATTCATCCTCTCCCTGACTGAAATCCCAGTACTTCCCACAGGGGAGGAGAATGGCTGCACATCCCAGACCCTCTCCGAGCCTTTCTTTTTTCTACCAGTCGCAGGCGCTCAACTGCAGCACAG TGATATTGTTGCCCCTGGAGGTGGTTTGGAGAAAGGGAATGCTGGTATCCTCTGTGAAGTCCCTGAGCCTATGTCAGTGGATGAGGTCCTTCCTCAACCCTCATACACCAGTATCAAGGAAGTGGAGTCTGGCTCCACAGCGGGCCCAGTAGGTGTGTGTGCCTCGGCCAAACCCTCAGAAGACTCGATGGCTGATGCAGCGACTAGTGAGGACACATATCCTCCTTCTAAGAAGAGGAAAGtgccagagagagccaggagaG TAGACAAACTGCAGGTGAGACCTAACACTGCAGTAAGGAAACAGACCAGTCGTTCGGCCCCTGCCAAGGAGGCTGTGTCACCCGTTACCCCAGACCAGACCACCTCTTTGACCACTACCACCCTAGACCCTGACCACCCCACTGCCTCCAGTCCCCCGGCCCAGCCAGGCCCCTCCGTCACGGGAACCGCATCACAAGAGGTGGTGGCTGATGAGCCACAGCAGGGGACTGTGGGCTGTTTAGATCGTACAGAGACAGAGCACACGCCGACTGGAGGGGAGGACAATAGTTCAGGGGCGGAGTCTCAGGCTGCCCGTCAAATTACACCGCTGGCAATGAGTGGCCCCTTGAGCAG GCCTGGTAGGAGACCCAGGGGATTCCTGTCTTTCATGTCCAATAAGAACATCTCCCCTGTAGCTTCCCCCCCCCGATGTACCAGAGCAGCCACTCGGAGGCCCCTGGTCAACACCACCCGCCCAGGGGGGAAACGGGCTGCTCCTGCaccttccaccaccaccacaaccatgcCTTCACCTTCCACAACGCATAACACCACCACCCCCACTAGAGCCACCAGAACCACGACTATGCCAGATTTTTCCACCAGGGTGCCTCGGGAAAAACCCTCTGATGTCCTGGCCTTACACTCAGACCCAGAGCCCAGTACTTCCCTGTGTACTACAGCTACTGAG TCTTCTCAGGTGCCAGCCACCCAGCCCAGCGCGTCTCCCTGTGTGGACAGCGGTTCAGCAGACGAGGAACCCATCAACGTGTCCCAGTACTTCTTCAGTGACATCTTCACCGAGGTCGAGGAGAATGAGGGATGA
- the LOC139543664 gene encoding mucin-2-like isoform X1, with protein sequence MLNITTTSEPEPTMNITTEPPLPTESINTESETQPKQRTTAHSKSHSKHQPTTNIIPHSEPLPIQKTRTAYSKPQPALNTTTNTLSEQQSTQSTTILSQPQPTPSLEQPGPVTLRPRAPVPESPLRSSEEVKGHDGRKGNTSSSLSAGGSQSGTSDSDQPKQTGPLTCRARLPKPKPNLRRATTHPAVQVPESRPNPEVQTPDVASRPTSEVQRLDTGPCPEVQTPEEADEVPMEIQQIHQVVPLSDIIDTTQEEIQQIHQVIPHPPIEEGPLRQREGTDIGHASQVESGSEVSEGSEQQTTSQTRRSHFPKVKPNLGRAARTTQPKPQLTTTTLLEPPQITTTLSEPQPIRRTRIAHSKPQPALNTTTQSEPPQPTLNSTTNTLSEQQSTQSTTILSQPQPTPSLEQPGPVTLRPGAPVPESPLRSSEEVKGHDGPKENTSSSLSAVGSQSGTSDSDQPKQTGPPTRRARLPKPKPNLGRTAKAATRSAVQVPEGRPSPEVQTPDVASRPTSEVQTLDTGPCPEVQTPEEADEVPMEIQQIHHVVPLSDIIDTTQEEIQQIHQVIPHPPIEEGPLRQMEGTDIGHASQVESGSEVSEGSEQQTTSQTRRSHFPKVKPNLGRAARTTQPKQTTTTLSEPPQTTTTISEPPQPTENITTQPKPTQTTITLSEPPLDSMLNITTTSEPQPTMNITTEPPLPNESINTESETQPKQRTTAHSKSQPTTHIIPHSEPQPIQRTRVAHSKPQPTLNTTTQSEPPQPTLNSTTNTLSEQQSTQSTTILSKPQPTPSLEQPGPVTLRPIVPELPLRSSGEVKGHDGHKGNTSSSLSAGGSQSGTSDSDQPKQTGPPTRRARLPKPKPNLGRTAKAATRPAVQVPESRPNPEVQTPDVASRPTSEVQRLDTGPCPEVQTPEEADEVPMEIQQIHQVVPLSDIIDTTQEEIQQIHQVIPHPPIEGPLRQREGTDIGHASQVESGSEVSEGSEQQTTSQTRRSHFPKVKPNLGRAARTTQPKPQLTTTTLSEPQPHQRTRVAHSKPQPALNTTTQSEPPQPTLNSTTNTLSKQQSTQSTTILSQPQPTPSLEQPGPVTLRPIVPESPLRSSGEVKDHDGPKENTSSSLSAVGSQSGTSDSDQPKQTGPLTRRARLPKPKPNLGRTAKAATRSAVQVPEGRPSPEVQTPDVASRPTSEVQRLDTGPCPEVQTPEEAEEVPMEIQQIHQVVPLSDIIDTTQEEMQQIHQVIPLTDVIDTTQGDMSLFTEGSFFSQQSDAVFIQHSETSVSTAPLDQAQSDPDEPIFILSLTEIPVLPTGEENGCTSQTLSEPFFFLPVAGAQLQHSSDIVAPGGGLEKGNAGILCEVPEPMSVDEVLPQPSYTSIKEVESGSTAGPVGVCASAKPSEDSMADAATSEDTYPPSKKRKVPERARRVDKLQVRPNTAVRKQTSRSAPAKEAVSPVTPDQTTSLTTTTLDPDHPTASSPPAQPGPSVTGTASQEVVADEPQQGTVGCLDRTETEHTPTGGEDNSSGAESQAARQITPLAMSGPLSRPGRRPRGFLSFMSNKNISPVASPPRCTRAATRRPLVNTTRPGGKRAAPAPSTTTTTMPSPSTTHNTTTPTRATRTTTMPDFSTRVPREKPSDVLALHSDPEPSTSLCTTATESSQVPATQPSASPCVDSGSADEEPINVSQYFFSDIFTEVEENEG encoded by the exons ATGCTGAATATCACCACAACCTCAGAACCAGAGCCTACCATGAATATCACCACAGAACCACCACTGCCTACTGAGAGTATTAACACAGAGTCAGAAACACAGCCCAAACAGAGAACTACTGCACACTCAAAATCACACTCCAAGCATCAGCCCACCACAAATATCATCCCACACTCAGAACCACTGCCCATTCAGAAAACCAGAACAGCGTATTCAAAACCACAGCCTGCATTgaataccaccacaaacacactctcAGAACAACAATCCACACAGAGTACCACCATACTCTCACAACCACAGCCCACCCCAAGCCTTGAGCAGCCAGGTCCAGTTACACTCAGACCCAGAGCCCCagtcccagagtcacctctgagGTCATCAGAAGAGGTGAAAGGTCACGATGGCCGTAAGGGAAATACTTCCTCTTCCCTCAGTGCTGGAGGGTCCCAGTCAGGGACATCAGACTCAGACCAGCCCAAACAGACAGGCCCTCTAACCTGTAGGGCCCGTTTACCTAAACCCAAACCCAACTTGCGTCGTGCCACTACACACCCTGCAGTCCAGGTACCAGAAAGCAGGCCAAACCCTGAAGTCCAGACACCAGATGTGGCTTCCAGACCCACATCTGAGGTCCAGAGACTAGATACTGGACCCTGCCCTGAAGTCCAGACACCAGAGGAAGCTGATGAGGTTCCCATGGAAATACAACAGATCCACCAAGTCGTCCCCCTTTCTGACATCATCGATACTACCCAG GAGGAAATACAACAGATTCACCAAGTCATCCCTCATCCACCCATAGAGGAGGGGCctctcagacagagggaggggactGATATTGGACACGCCTCTCAGGTGGAATCAGGTTCTGAAGTGTCAGAGGGCTCAGAGCAACAGACAACCTCACAGACCAGGAGGAGCCACTTCCCTAAGGTCAAACCCAACCTGGGACGGGCTGCTAGGACCACTCAACCCAAACCCCAACTGACTACCACCACACTGTTAGAACCACCACAGATTACCACCACACTCTCAGAACCACAGCCCATTCGGAGAACCAGAATAGCTCATTCAAAACCACAGCCTGCATTAAATACCACCACACAGTCAGAACCGCCCCAGCCCACACTAAATTccaccacaaacacactctcAGAACAACAATCCACACAGAGTACCACCATACTCTCACAACCACAGCCCACCCCAAGTCTTGAGCAGCCAGGTCCAGTTACACTCAGACCCGGAGCCCCagtcccagagtcacctctgagGTCATCAGAAGAGGTGAAAGGTCACGATGGCCCTAAGGAAAATACTTCCTCTTCCCTCAGTGCTGTAGGGTCCCAGTCAGGGACATCAGACTCAGACCAGCCCAAACAGACAGGTCCCCCAACCCGCAGGGCCCGTTTACCTAAACCCAAACCCAACTTGGGTCGCACCGCCAAAGCCGCTACACGCTCTGCAGTCCAGGTACCAGAAGGCAGGCCAAGCCCTGAAGTCCAGACACCAGATGTGGCTTCCAGACCCACATCTGAGGTCCAGACACTAGATACTGGACCCTGCCCTGAAGTCCAGACACCAGAGGAAGCTGATGAGGTTCCCATGGAAATACAACAGATCCACCATGTCGTCCCCCTTTCTGACATCATCGATACTACCCAG GAGGAAATACAACAGATTCACCAAGTCATCCCTCATCCACCCATAGAGGAGGGGCCTCTCAGACAGATGGAGGGGACTGATATTGGACACGCCTCTCAGGTGGAATCAGGTTCTGAAGTGTCAGAGGGCTCAGAGCAACAGACAACCTCACAGACCAGGAGGAGCCACTTCCCTAAGGTCAAACCCAACCTGGGACGGGCTGCTAGGACCACTCAACCCAAACAGACTACCACCACACTGTCAGAACCACCACAGACTACCACCACAATCTCAGAACCACCACAACCTACTGAGAATATCACCACACAACCCAAACCAACACAAACTACCATCACACTGTCGGAACCACCACTAGATTCTATGCTGAATATCACCACAACCTCAGAACCACAGCCTACCATGAATATCACCACAGAACCACCACTGCCTAATGAGAGTATTAACACAGAGTCAGAAACACAGCCCAAACAGAGAACTACCGCACACTCAAAATCACAACCCACCACACATATCATCCCACACTCAGAACCACAGCCCATTCAGAGAACCAGAGTAGCGCATTCAAAACCACAGCCTACATTGAATACCACCACACAGTCAGAACCACCCCAGCCCACACTAAATTccaccacaaacacactctcAGAACAACAATCCACACAGAGTACCACCATACTCTCAAAACCACAGCCCACCCCAAGCCTTGAGCAGCCAGGTCCAGTTACACTCAGACCCATagtcccagagttacctctgaggTCATCAGGAGAGGTGAAAGGTCACGATGGCCATAAGGGAAATACTTCCTCTTCCCTCAGTGCTGGAGGGTCCCAGTCAGGGACATCAGACTCAGACCAGCCCAAACAGACAGGTCCCCCAACCCGCAGGGCCCGTTTACCTAAACCCAAACCCAACTTGGGTCGCACCGCCAAAGCCGCTACACGCCCTGCAGTCCAGGTACCAGAAAGCAGGCCAAACCCTGAAGTCCAGACACCAGATGTGGCTTCCAGACCCACATCTGAGGTCCAGAGACTAGATACTGGACCCTGCCCTGAAGTACAGACACCAGAGGAAGCTGATGAGGTTCCCATGGAAATACAACAGATCCACCAAGTCGTCCCCCTTTCTGACATCATCGATACTACCCAG GAGGAAATACAACAGATTCACCAAGTCATCCCTCATCCACCCATAGAGGGGCctctcagacagagggaggggactGATATTGGACACGCCTCTCAGGTGGAATCAGGTTCTGAAGTGTCAGAGGGCTCAGAGCAACAGACAACCTCACAGACCAGGAGGAGCCACTTCCCTAAGGTCAAACCCAACCTGGGACGGGCTGCTAGGACCACTCAACCCAAACCCCAACTGACTACCACCACACTGTCAGAACCACAGCCCCATCAGAGAACCAGAGTTGCTCATTCAAAACCACAGCCTGCATTGAATACCACCACACAGTCAGAACCGCCCCAGCCCACACTAAATTccaccacaaacacactctcAAAACAACAATCCACACAAAGTACCACCATACTCTCACAACCACAGCCCACCCCAAGCCTTGAGCAGCCAGGTCCAGTTACACTCAGACCCATagtcccagagtcacctctgagGTCATCAGGAGAGGTGAAAGATCACGATGGCCCTAAGGAAAATACTTCCTCTTCCCTCAGTGCTGTAGGGTCCCAGTCAGGGACATCAGACTCAGACCAGCCCAAACAGACAGGCCCTCTAACCCGTAGGGCCCGTTTACCTAAACCCAAACCCAACTTGGGTCGCACCGCCAAAGCCGCTACACGCTCTGCAGTCCAGGTACCAGAAGGCAGGCCAAGCCCTGAAGTCCAGACACCAGATGTGGCTTCCAGACCCACATCTGAGGTCCAGAGACTAGATACTGGACCCTGCCCTGAAGTCCAGACACCAGAGGAAGCTGAAGAGGTTCCCATGGAAATACAACAGATCCACCAAGTCGTCCCCCTTTCTGACATCATCGATACTACCCAG GAGGAAATGCAACAGATTCACCAAGTCATCCCTCTTACTGACGTCATTGATACTACCCAG GGCGATATGTCTCTCTTTACGGAGGGAAGCTTTTTCTCGCAACAAAGTGATGCTGTCTTCATACAGCACTCAGAAACGTCTGTATCGACTGCTCCGTTGGACCAGGCCCAGTCAGACCCGGATGAGCCTATATTCATCCTCTCCCTGACTGAAATCCCAGTACTTCCCACAGGGGAGGAGAATGGCTGCACATCCCAGACCCTCTCCGAGCCTTTCTTTTTTCTACCAGTCGCAGGCGCTCAACTGCAGCACAG CAGTGATATTGTTGCCCCTGGAGGTGGTTTGGAGAAAGGGAATGCTGGTATCCTCTGTGAAGTCCCTGAGCCTATGTCAGTGGATGAGGTCCTTCCTCAACCCTCATACACCAGTATCAAGGAAGTGGAGTCTGGCTCCACAGCGGGCCCAGTAGGTGTGTGTGCCTCGGCCAAACCCTCAGAAGACTCGATGGCTGATGCAGCGACTAGTGAGGACACATATCCTCCTTCTAAGAAGAGGAAAGtgccagagagagccaggagaG TAGACAAACTGCAGGTGAGACCTAACACTGCAGTAAGGAAACAGACCAGTCGTTCGGCCCCTGCCAAGGAGGCTGTGTCACCCGTTACCCCAGACCAGACCACCTCTTTGACCACTACCACCCTAGACCCTGACCACCCCACTGCCTCCAGTCCCCCGGCCCAGCCAGGCCCCTCCGTCACGGGAACCGCATCACAAGAGGTGGTGGCTGATGAGCCACAGCAGGGGACTGTGGGCTGTTTAGATCGTACAGAGACAGAGCACACGCCGACTGGAGGGGAGGACAATAGTTCAGGGGCGGAGTCTCAGGCTGCCCGTCAAATTACACCGCTGGCAATGAGTGGCCCCTTGAGCAG GCCTGGTAGGAGACCCAGGGGATTCCTGTCTTTCATGTCCAATAAGAACATCTCCCCTGTAGCTTCCCCCCCCCGATGTACCAGAGCAGCCACTCGGAGGCCCCTGGTCAACACCACCCGCCCAGGGGGGAAACGGGCTGCTCCTGCaccttccaccaccaccacaaccatgcCTTCACCTTCCACAACGCATAACACCACCACCCCCACTAGAGCCACCAGAACCACGACTATGCCAGATTTTTCCACCAGGGTGCCTCGGGAAAAACCCTCTGATGTCCTGGCCTTACACTCAGACCCAGAGCCCAGTACTTCCCTGTGTACTACAGCTACTGAG TCTTCTCAGGTGCCAGCCACCCAGCCCAGCGCGTCTCCCTGTGTGGACAGCGGTTCAGCAGACGAGGAACCCATCAACGTGTCCCAGTACTTCTTCAGTGACATCTTCACCGAGGTCGAGGAGAATGAGGGATGA